The Musa acuminata AAA Group cultivar baxijiao chromosome BXJ1-3, Cavendish_Baxijiao_AAA, whole genome shotgun sequence genome window below encodes:
- the LOC135631930 gene encoding squalene monooxygenase SE1-like isoform X2, producing MADQYLLGAVVASILGFLLLHVGFHGWKGRARRTAGKCGSGPVVPGDGGTEVIIVGAGVAGSALAYALGKDGRRVHVIERDLSEPDRIVGELLQPGGYLKLLELGLEDCVDEIDAQRVLGYALFKDDKSTKLSYPLEKFHSDIAGRSFHNGRFIQRMREKAASLPNVRLEQGTVTSLIEENGTVKGVVYKTKSGEEFKALSPLTIVCDGCFSNLRRTLCSPKVDVPSCFVGLVLENCQLPFPDHGHVILANPSPILFYPISSTEIRCLVDVPGQKVPSIANGEMANYLKTMVAPQVPTELHDSFVAAIDKGSIRTMPNRSMPAAPHPTAGALLMGDAFNMRHPLTGGGMTVALSDIVVLRNLLKPLHDLHDAAALCKYLESFYTLRKPVASTINTLAGALYKVFSASPDQARNEMRQACFDYLSLGGVFSSGPIALLSGLNPRPLSLVAHFFAVAIYGVGRLLLPFPSLERLWIGARLISGAAGIIFPIIKAEGVRQMFFPATVPAYYRAPPVN from the exons ATGGCGGATCAATACCTGTTGGGAGCCGTCGTCGCTTCGATCCTAGGGTTCCTCCTCCTGCACGTAGGGTTCCATGGCTGGAAGGGGAGGGCGCGTCGTACTGCTGGAAAGTGTGGTTCCGGCCCGGTGGTCCCCGGAGACGGGGGAACCGAAGTTATCATCGTGGGTGCCGGCGTTGCCGGCTCTGCCCTCGCTTACGCGCTGGGGAAG GATGGTAGACGTGTCCATGTCATCgagagggatttgtctgagcctgACAGAATTGTTGGTGAACTTTTGCAACCAGGAGGCTACCTAAAATTGTTAGAGCTAGGCCTTGAGG ACTGTGTCGACGAAATTGATGCTCAGCGAGTCCTTGGTTATGCTCTTTTTAAAGATGATAAAAGTACCAAACTCTCATACCCTTTGGAGAAATTCCATTCAGACATTGCTGGGAGGAGCTTCCATAATGGGCGTTTCATCCAAAGGATGAGAGAGAAGGCAGCGTCCTTGCCTAA TGTTCGGTTGGAACAGGGAACCGTGACATCCTTGATTGAAGAAAATGGAACAGTCAAGGGGGTAGTCTACAAGACCAAATCTGGTGAAGAATTCAAAGCTCTTTCACCTCTTACAATTGTATGTGATGGCTGCTTTTCGAATCTGAGGCGCACACTCTGCTCTCCTAAG GTGGATGTACCTTCTTGTTTTGTTGGTTTGGTTCTAGAGAACTGCCAACTTCCTTTTCCGGATCATGGGCATGTTATCTTAGCAAATCCTTCACCAATATTGTTTTACCCAATTAGTAGCACTGAGATTCGCTGTTTGGTTGATGTACCTGGACAGAAGGTACCTTCTATTGCTAATGGTGAAATGGCAAATTATCTGAAGACGATGGTGGCACCTCAG GTTCCAACCGAACTGCATGATTCTTTTGTAGCGGCCATTGACAAGGGAAGCATTAGAACTATGCCAAACAGAAGCATGCCAGCTGCTCCTCATCCAACAGCTGGTGCCCTCTTGATGGGCGATGCATTTAATATGCGCCATCCTCTGACCGGAGGAGGAATGACAGTGGCCTTGTCTGATATAGTCGTGCTACGTAATCTTCTTAAGCCTCTACATGATCTTCATGATGCTGCCGCTCTCTGCAAATACCTGGAATCCTTCTACACTTTGCGGAAA ccGGTTGCTTCTACAATAAACACTCTGGCAGGCGCCTTGTACAAGGTATTCAGTGCATCACCCGATCAAGCTAGGAATGAAATGCGACAAGCCTGTTTCGATTATCTGAGCCTTGGAGGTGTTTTCTCAAGTGGGCCAATTGCTTTACTCTCTGGTCTTAATCCCCGCCCCCTGAGTTTGGTTGCGCACTTCTTTGCCGTTGCTATCTATGGAGTTGGCCGTCTATTGTTGCCCTTTCCTTCGCTGGAGAGATTGTGGATTGGAGCTAGACTGATTTCT GGTGCAGCAGGTATCATTTTCCCGATTATTAAAGCAGAAGGCGTCCGGCAAATGTTCTTCCCTGCTACTGTCCCTGCATATTATAGAGCTCCTCCTGTTAATTGA
- the LOC135631930 gene encoding squalene monooxygenase SE1-like isoform X3, producing MAGRGGRVVLLESVVPARWSPETGEPKLSSWVPALPALPSLTRWGRKEKTWFLRRVPRLLRFLRLWSFSFTRLLDGRRVHVIERDLSEPDRIVGELLQPGGYLKLLELGLEDCVDEIDAQRVLGYALFKDDKSTKLSYPLEKFHSDIAGRSFHNGRFIQRMREKAASLPNVRLEQGTVTSLIEENGTVKGVVYKTKSGEEFKALSPLTIVCDGCFSNLRRTLCSPKKVPSIANGEMANYLKTMVAPQVPTELHDSFVAAIDKGSIRTMPNRSMPAAPHPTAGALLMGDAFNMRHPLTGGGMTVALSDIVVLRNLLKPLHDLHDAAALCKYLESFYTLRKPVASTINTLAGALYKVFSASPDQARNEMRQACFDYLSLGGVFSSGPIALLSGLNPRPLSLVAHFFAVAIYGVGRLLLPFPSLERLWIGARLISGAAGIIFPIIKAEGVRQMFFPATVPAYYRAPPVN from the exons ATGGCTGGAAGGGGAGGGCGCGTCGTACTGCTGGAAAGTGTGGTTCCGGCCCGGTGGTCCCCGGAGACGGGGGAACCGAAGTTATCATCGTGGGTGCCGGCGTTGCCGGCTCTGCCCTCGCTTACGCGCTGGGGAAG AAAGGAAAAGACTTGGTTTCTGCGACGTGTACCCCGTTTGTTGCGATTCTTGCGTCTGTGGAGCTTCTCTTTTACCCGCCTGCTA GATGGTAGACGTGTCCATGTCATCgagagggatttgtctgagcctgACAGAATTGTTGGTGAACTTTTGCAACCAGGAGGCTACCTAAAATTGTTAGAGCTAGGCCTTGAGG ACTGTGTCGACGAAATTGATGCTCAGCGAGTCCTTGGTTATGCTCTTTTTAAAGATGATAAAAGTACCAAACTCTCATACCCTTTGGAGAAATTCCATTCAGACATTGCTGGGAGGAGCTTCCATAATGGGCGTTTCATCCAAAGGATGAGAGAGAAGGCAGCGTCCTTGCCTAA TGTTCGGTTGGAACAGGGAACCGTGACATCCTTGATTGAAGAAAATGGAACAGTCAAGGGGGTAGTCTACAAGACCAAATCTGGTGAAGAATTCAAAGCTCTTTCACCTCTTACAATTGTATGTGATGGCTGCTTTTCGAATCTGAGGCGCACACTCTGCTCTCCTAAG AAGGTACCTTCTATTGCTAATGGTGAAATGGCAAATTATCTGAAGACGATGGTGGCACCTCAG GTTCCAACCGAACTGCATGATTCTTTTGTAGCGGCCATTGACAAGGGAAGCATTAGAACTATGCCAAACAGAAGCATGCCAGCTGCTCCTCATCCAACAGCTGGTGCCCTCTTGATGGGCGATGCATTTAATATGCGCCATCCTCTGACCGGAGGAGGAATGACAGTGGCCTTGTCTGATATAGTCGTGCTACGTAATCTTCTTAAGCCTCTACATGATCTTCATGATGCTGCCGCTCTCTGCAAATACCTGGAATCCTTCTACACTTTGCGGAAA ccGGTTGCTTCTACAATAAACACTCTGGCAGGCGCCTTGTACAAGGTATTCAGTGCATCACCCGATCAAGCTAGGAATGAAATGCGACAAGCCTGTTTCGATTATCTGAGCCTTGGAGGTGTTTTCTCAAGTGGGCCAATTGCTTTACTCTCTGGTCTTAATCCCCGCCCCCTGAGTTTGGTTGCGCACTTCTTTGCCGTTGCTATCTATGGAGTTGGCCGTCTATTGTTGCCCTTTCCTTCGCTGGAGAGATTGTGGATTGGAGCTAGACTGATTTCT GGTGCAGCAGGTATCATTTTCCCGATTATTAAAGCAGAAGGCGTCCGGCAAATGTTCTTCCCTGCTACTGTCCCTGCATATTATAGAGCTCCTCCTGTTAATTGA
- the LOC135631930 gene encoding squalene monooxygenase SE1-like isoform X1 — protein sequence MAGRGGRVVLLESVVPARWSPETGEPKLSSWVPALPALPSLTRWGRKEKTWFLRRVPRLLRFLRLWSFSFTRLLDGRRVHVIERDLSEPDRIVGELLQPGGYLKLLELGLEDCVDEIDAQRVLGYALFKDDKSTKLSYPLEKFHSDIAGRSFHNGRFIQRMREKAASLPNVRLEQGTVTSLIEENGTVKGVVYKTKSGEEFKALSPLTIVCDGCFSNLRRTLCSPKVDVPSCFVGLVLENCQLPFPDHGHVILANPSPILFYPISSTEIRCLVDVPGQKVPSIANGEMANYLKTMVAPQVPTELHDSFVAAIDKGSIRTMPNRSMPAAPHPTAGALLMGDAFNMRHPLTGGGMTVALSDIVVLRNLLKPLHDLHDAAALCKYLESFYTLRKPVASTINTLAGALYKVFSASPDQARNEMRQACFDYLSLGGVFSSGPIALLSGLNPRPLSLVAHFFAVAIYGVGRLLLPFPSLERLWIGARLISGAAGIIFPIIKAEGVRQMFFPATVPAYYRAPPVN from the exons ATGGCTGGAAGGGGAGGGCGCGTCGTACTGCTGGAAAGTGTGGTTCCGGCCCGGTGGTCCCCGGAGACGGGGGAACCGAAGTTATCATCGTGGGTGCCGGCGTTGCCGGCTCTGCCCTCGCTTACGCGCTGGGGAAG AAAGGAAAAGACTTGGTTTCTGCGACGTGTACCCCGTTTGTTGCGATTCTTGCGTCTGTGGAGCTTCTCTTTTACCCGCCTGCTA GATGGTAGACGTGTCCATGTCATCgagagggatttgtctgagcctgACAGAATTGTTGGTGAACTTTTGCAACCAGGAGGCTACCTAAAATTGTTAGAGCTAGGCCTTGAGG ACTGTGTCGACGAAATTGATGCTCAGCGAGTCCTTGGTTATGCTCTTTTTAAAGATGATAAAAGTACCAAACTCTCATACCCTTTGGAGAAATTCCATTCAGACATTGCTGGGAGGAGCTTCCATAATGGGCGTTTCATCCAAAGGATGAGAGAGAAGGCAGCGTCCTTGCCTAA TGTTCGGTTGGAACAGGGAACCGTGACATCCTTGATTGAAGAAAATGGAACAGTCAAGGGGGTAGTCTACAAGACCAAATCTGGTGAAGAATTCAAAGCTCTTTCACCTCTTACAATTGTATGTGATGGCTGCTTTTCGAATCTGAGGCGCACACTCTGCTCTCCTAAG GTGGATGTACCTTCTTGTTTTGTTGGTTTGGTTCTAGAGAACTGCCAACTTCCTTTTCCGGATCATGGGCATGTTATCTTAGCAAATCCTTCACCAATATTGTTTTACCCAATTAGTAGCACTGAGATTCGCTGTTTGGTTGATGTACCTGGACAGAAGGTACCTTCTATTGCTAATGGTGAAATGGCAAATTATCTGAAGACGATGGTGGCACCTCAG GTTCCAACCGAACTGCATGATTCTTTTGTAGCGGCCATTGACAAGGGAAGCATTAGAACTATGCCAAACAGAAGCATGCCAGCTGCTCCTCATCCAACAGCTGGTGCCCTCTTGATGGGCGATGCATTTAATATGCGCCATCCTCTGACCGGAGGAGGAATGACAGTGGCCTTGTCTGATATAGTCGTGCTACGTAATCTTCTTAAGCCTCTACATGATCTTCATGATGCTGCCGCTCTCTGCAAATACCTGGAATCCTTCTACACTTTGCGGAAA ccGGTTGCTTCTACAATAAACACTCTGGCAGGCGCCTTGTACAAGGTATTCAGTGCATCACCCGATCAAGCTAGGAATGAAATGCGACAAGCCTGTTTCGATTATCTGAGCCTTGGAGGTGTTTTCTCAAGTGGGCCAATTGCTTTACTCTCTGGTCTTAATCCCCGCCCCCTGAGTTTGGTTGCGCACTTCTTTGCCGTTGCTATCTATGGAGTTGGCCGTCTATTGTTGCCCTTTCCTTCGCTGGAGAGATTGTGGATTGGAGCTAGACTGATTTCT GGTGCAGCAGGTATCATTTTCCCGATTATTAAAGCAGAAGGCGTCCGGCAAATGTTCTTCCCTGCTACTGTCCCTGCATATTATAGAGCTCCTCCTGTTAATTGA
- the LOC135631927 gene encoding pentatricopeptide repeat-containing protein At3g49730-like: MLQKEIKWLIRVDAIKEIAKPFLRTLGMCRSAGVAWGNKAMQKVSSYCCWRRLVVLRSLSSAIPVTGSPFSHTPCRTVTTSAADEFSADVERIYRILRKFHSRPPKLDLALRDSGVSLRPGLLERVIGRCGDAGALSFRFFSWASRCPDHPPSPAARRAMVRVLSKMRHFGAAWALVDEIRRETPDLLTPDLFVGLIRRFAAARMVAKAVEVLDEMPNYGCEADEHVFGCLLDALCKNGSVKEAASLFQDLKEKYPPNLKHFTSLLYGWCKLGKLMEAKFVLVQMKNAGFEPDVVVFNTLLGGFAAAGKMEDGYELLKEMGRRGCKPNVVSYTTLIQALCSRDRMDEAMWLFVEMRRNNCAADAVTYATLISGFCRSGKIDRGYEFLDKMAEQGLRPDSSAYFHIFAAYEKKDRLEECLELMSRMSNAGCLPDLGIYNIVIRLVCKLGELKQAVAIWNEMEASGISPGLDTFVIMVHGFVEHGSLVEACTYFKDMVGRGLLTAPQYGILKDLLNALLRAEKLELAKEVWGCIVNNGCDLNVYAWTIWIHALFSKKHVKEACSYCLDMLDSGLMPQPDTFAKLMKGLKKLYNRQIAVEITEKVRKMAEERHITFKKYKRRGVRDLEEKAKAKAKAQRKRKEEKSRRQRFSHRQGRGPSGQLDPDTEESYTP, encoded by the coding sequence ATGTTGCAAAAAGAAATTAAGTGGTTGATTAGAGTGGATGCAATAAAAGAGATTGCTAAGCCTTTTTTACGGACACTTGGAATGTGCCGCTCTGCGGGCGTGGCGTGGGGGAACAAAGCAATGCAGAAGGTCTCCTCCTATTGCTGTTGGAGAAGATTGGTCGTCCTCCGATCCCTCTCCTCCGCCATCCCCGTAACTGGATCTCCCTTCAGCCATACTCCTTGCCGTACCGTCACCACCTCCGCCGCTGACGAGTTCTCCGCCGACGTCGAGAGGATCTACCGCATCCTCCGCAAGTTCCACTCGCGCCCCCCCAAGCTCGACCTCGCCCTTCGCGACTCCGGCGTCTCCCTCCGCCCTGGCCTCCTCGAGCGCGTCATCGGCCGCTGCGGCGACGCCGGCGCCCTCTCCTTCCGCTTCTTCTCCTGGGCCTCCCGCTGCCCCGACCATCCCCCGTCCCCTGCCGCCCGCCGCGCCATGGTCCGCGTCCTCTCCAAGATGCGTCATTTCGGCGCCGCCTGGGCTCTCGTCGATGAGATCCGCCGCGAGACCCCTGACCTCCTCACCCCCGACCTCTTCGTCGGCCTTATCCGGCGGTTCGCCGCCGCCCGTATGGTCGCCAAGGCCGTCGAGGTGCTCGATGAAATGCCCAACTATGGCTGTGAGGCCGACGAACATGTCTTTGGCTGCCTTTTGGACGCTCTCTGCAAGAATGGTAGTGTAAAGGAGGCAGCTTCTCTCTTCCAGGACTTGAAGGAGAAGTATCCCCCGAACCTGAAGCACTTCACCTCGCTTCTTTACGGCTGGTGCAAGCTGGGGAAGCTCATGGAGGCTAAATTTGTGTTGGTTCAGATGAAAAATGCTGGCTTTGAGCCTGATGTGGTTGTTTTTAACACTTTGCTGGGTGGCTTTGCTGCTGCCGGGAAGATGGAGGATGGGTATGAGCTCCTAAAAGAGATGGGGCGGAGGGGATGCAAGCCTAACGTGGTTTCATACACCACCCTGATCCAGGCACTTTGCTCGAGGGACAGAATGGATGAGGCTATGTGGCTGTTTGTGGAAATGAGGCGTAATAATTGTGCAGCGGATGCCGTGACGTATGCCACTCTCATTAGTGGGTTTTGTAGGTCAGGGAAGATTGACAGAGGATATGAGTTCCTTGACAAAATGGCGGAGCAAGGATTGAGGCCTGATTCGAGTGCTTACTTTCACATCTTTGCAGCTTATGAGAAGAAGGATCGATTGGAGGAGTGCTTGGAGCTCATGAGTAGAATGTCCAATGCTGGCTGTCTTCCTGATCTTGGCATCTATAACATAGTTATCAGATTGGTCTGCAAGCTCGGGGAGTTGAAACAAGCCGTTGCTATCTGGAATGAGATGGAAGCAAGTGGGATTAGTCCAGGCCTTGATACTTTTGTGATCATGGTGCATGGGTTTGTCGAGCATGGTTCATTGGTCGAGGCATGTACATACTTCAAAGATATGGTGGGACGAGGCCTCTTGACCGCCCCACAGTATGGCATTTTGAAGGACCTACTGAATGCGCTACTGAGAGCTGAGAAGCTTGAATTGGCAAAGGAGGTTTGGGGTTGCATCGTGAACAATGGTTGTGATCTAAATGTGTATGCTTGGACTATATGGATTCATGCTTTGTTCTCAAAGAAGCATGTCAAAGAGGCATGCTCTTATTGTTTGGATATGCTCGACTCTGGGCTAATGCCTCAGCCTGACACATTTGCGAAACTCATGAAGGGGTTGAAGAAGCTGTACAACCGGCAAATTGCAGTAGAAATAACTGAGAAGGTGAGGAAAATGGCAGAGGAGAGGCACATTACTTTCAAAAAGTACAAAAGGCGAGGGGTGAGAGACCTTGAAGAGAAGGCAAAGGCTAAGGCTAAGGCACAGAGGAAGAGGAAAGAGGAAAAGAGTCGCAGGCAGCGATTTAGTCACCGTCAGGGTCGGGGCCCTTCTGGTCAATTAGATCCCGACACTGAAGAGTCCTATACACCTTAA
- the LOC135631942 gene encoding 1-aminocyclopropane-1-carboxylate synthase 3-like, which translates to MNQKLLSRKAACNVHGQDSSYFLGWQEYEKNPYDPITNPGGMIQMGLAENQLCFDLIESWLHTHPDAAGFKKDGALIFRELALFQDYHGLPAFKSALAKFMGEVRGNRVTFEPCKLVLTAGATSANETLMFCLAEPGEAFLLPTPYYPGFDRDLKWRTGAEIVPIHCSSSNGFRVTKVALEAAHRHAQKRGLRVKGVLVTNPSNPLGTTMTRQELDTLIDFVVAKDIHLISDEIYSGTSFDSPEFVSIAEAIKDRDDVAHRVHIVCSLSKGLGLPGFRVGAIYSGNDAVVSAATKMSSFGLISSQTQYLLAALLSDDEFTKKYILENRRRIKERHALLVQGLRRIGIRCLESNAGLFCWVDMRHLLKSDTFKGEMELWRKIVYQVGLNISPGSSCHCDEPGWFRVCFANMSEDTLNLSMQRLKNFVDSGEHRRTHDSGHRSPRRQFLTNGSSACHLCRLL; encoded by the exons ATGAATCAGAAGCTGCTCTCTAGAAAGGCAGCATGCAACGTTCATGGGCAGGACTCCTCGTACTTCCTAGGGTGGCAGGAGTACGAGAAGAACCCCTATGATCCAATCACGAACCCCGGAGGGATGATTCAGATGGGTCTTGCCGAGAACCAG CTCTGCTTTGATCTTATCGAGTCGTGGCTGCACACCCACCCTGACGCCGCCGGATTCAAGAAAGACGGCGCATTAATATTCCGGGAGCTTGCTCTGTTCCAGGACTACCATGGCTTACCTGCTTTCAAGAGC GCATTGGCAAAATTCATGGGAGAAGTACGAGGAAACAGAGTTACTTTCGAGCCCTGCAAGCTCGTCCTGACTGCTGGTGCCACTTCTGCCAACGAGACACTCATGTTCTGCCTTGCCGAGCCCGGAGAAGCTTTCCTTCTGCCCACTCCATACTATCCAGG ATTCGACAGGGACCTCAAATGGCGAACCGGAGCTGAGATCGTTCCCATCCACTGCTCCAGCTCCAATGGCTTCCGAGTCACCAAAGTGGCCCTCGAAGCAGCGCACCGACACGCGCAGAAGCGTGGCCTCAGGGTGAAGGGAGTCCTCGTGACCAACCCTTCCAACCCATTGGGCACAACCATGACCCGGCAAGAACTGGACACCCTCATCGACTTTGTCGTTGCCAAAGACATCCATCTCATCAGCGACGAGATCTACTCGGGCACCAGCTTCGACTCGCCGGAATTCGTCAGCATCGCCGAGGCCATCAAGGACAGGGACGACGTCGCCCACCGCGTCCACATCGTGTGTAGCCTCTCCAAGGGTCTCGGTCTCCCGGGATTCCGCGTCGGTGCAATCTACTCAGGCAACGACGCGGTGGTGTCTGCCGCTACGAAGATGTCCAGCTTCGGTCTGATATCTTCTCAGACTCAGTACCTCCTCGCAGCGTTGCTCTCCGACGATGAGTTCACCAAGAAGTACATTCTCGAGAACCGGAGGAGGATTAAAGAACGGCACGCCCTGCTCGTGCAAGGGCTTCGTAGGATCGGGATCAGATGCTTAGAGAGCAACGCGGGTCTGTTCTGCTGGGTGGACATGAGACACCTGCTCAAGTCCGACACCTTCAAAGGAGAGATGGAGCTGTGGAGGAAGATAGTGTATCAAGTGGGACTAAACATCTCGCCGGGCTCTTCGTGCCACTGCGACGAACCGGGGTGGTTCCGCGTCTGCTTCGCCAACATGTCGGAGGACACACTCAACCTCTCCATGCAACGGCTCAAGAACTTCGTGGACTCCGGCGAGCATCGCAGGACCCACGATTCTGGCCATCGGAGTCCGAGAAGGCAATTCTTGACGAATGGGTCCTCCGCCTGTCATCTTTGCCGGCTGCTGTGA